Proteins encoded by one window of Thermoanaerobaculia bacterium:
- a CDS encoding CPBP family intramembrane glutamic endopeptidase: protein GRPAEPKNLSPLSAFALHAVFLLFLASWYALSGRPPIADFLKIRSDRPIRLLLAGFPIAAFAWGISLCGMLAIQWIVSIFGPAAPPPRISPVIPWIVALPVGFKIAIVVSAMIFEEAFFRSFLQPRIGAVGATLFFTLAHGVYGQPLMLVGIFILASVLALTFELYHNALPGVVAHGAFDAFELFVLIPLALKFVG, encoded by the coding sequence GGGACGTCCCGCGGAGCCCAAAAACCTCTCGCCGCTGTCCGCGTTCGCCCTCCACGCCGTCTTCCTGCTCTTCCTGGCGTCCTGGTACGCCCTGTCGGGACGTCCGCCGATCGCCGACTTCCTGAAGATCCGGTCCGACCGACCCATCCGGCTGCTGCTCGCCGGGTTTCCCATCGCCGCATTCGCGTGGGGGATCTCGCTCTGCGGCATGCTGGCGATCCAGTGGATCGTGTCGATCTTCGGCCCGGCGGCCCCGCCGCCGCGCATTTCGCCCGTGATCCCGTGGATCGTGGCCCTCCCGGTCGGCTTCAAGATCGCCATCGTCGTTTCGGCGATGATCTTCGAGGAGGCGTTCTTCCGTTCGTTTCTGCAGCCGAGGATCGGCGCGGTCGGCGCCACGCTCTTCTTCACGCTCGCGCACGGCGTTTACGGCCAGCCCCTGATGCTCGTCGGGATCTTCATCCTCGCATCGGTGCTCGCGCTCACTTTCGAGCTCTACCACAACGCGCTGCCGGGGGTCGTGGCGCACGGCGCCTTCGACGCGTTCGAGCTCTTCGTGCTGATTCC